TCGGGTTCGCGCATTCCCACGCGCTGTGGCTCTCCGTCGCCATTTTGCTGCCGACCTCCGCCTGCCTGATGCTGCTCGGCGGCACCACCAACACGATCATCCAGATCGTGGCGCACACGCATTTCCGCGGCCGGGTGATTTCGCACTACACGCAAAGCTTCCTGGGCATGATCCCCTGGGGCGCGCTTCTGCTCGGCGCCCTGGCGCATAGCCTCGGCGTGACGGACGCGATCAGCATCGGCGGCGCCGCGGTGATCGTCGGGGCGGTCGTGGCCTATATGGACCGGCGGGCCGGCGGCTTCGTCATCCAGCACGCGCCGGCCGAATGAGCGATATCTACGCCGGCATCGAGAGCGAGCAGGAGCGCGAAGCCGCGTATGAGGGTTTCGTGTGGAAGAATTTGCGCCGCAACTATGCCGGCCATTACATCCACGGCATGCTGGGGATGACGGGCTTTCGCCTCGTCAATGCGCCGACCTTCATTCCGGCCTATCTGCATTTCCTCTCCGGCTCCGACCTGATCGTCAGCCTGGGCGCCAGCCTGCAGCAGCTCGGCGGCGTGATCTCGCCGATCGCCGGCGCGGCGCAGATCGAGCACCGCAAGAAGATCCTGCCGGTCTCGATGTTCCTCGGCACCATGATGCGGGTGCAGATCCTGGGCATCGCGCTGGCGGGATGGTTCCTCGGCGGCACGCCCTTGCTGGTGAGCGTGCTGGTGTTCCTGTTCCTGCTCGGGCTGTTCAGCGGCCCGCAGAGCGTCGCGTTCCAGTTCCTGCTCGCCAAGATGATCCCGATCGAGCGGCGCGGCCGCCTGCAGGGCTGGCGCAATCTTTCCGGCGGCATCGTGGCGGCGACGCTTTCCTATTTCGCCGGCAAGTATCTCGTCGGCGGCAATGTGCTGGGCAACGGCTATTCCACGACCTTCGCGCTCGCGTTCATTTTGACCAGCCTCGGCCTCACCGCATTCCGCCTTCTGGTGCGCGAGCCGGAGCCGCCGACGGTGCGGCCGCGCACCGCGATGCGCGAGCGCATGCGCGAGCTGATCCCGATGCTGCGGGCCGATCCGGGCTTTCTCTATTTCATGATCGCGCGCACCTTCGCGATCGCCAGCCGCGTGGCGCAGCCCTTCTATATCATCTATGTGGCGCACAAGATCGGGCTCTCCGGCGAGACCATCGGAGCGATGACGCTCGCCTTCCTCGGCGCCGACACGGTGATGAGCCTGGGCTGGGGCTATCTCGCCGACCGCTTCGGCTTCCGATCCAATTTCATCATCGCGCTTCTGTTCTGGATCGCCTCGACGATCCTCCTGATGTATGTGAGCTCGCCGCTGTGGCTGTTTATCGCCTTCTTCGGACTGGGCGCCGGCAATTCCGGCTACCAGATGAGC
Above is a window of Rhizomicrobium sp. DNA encoding:
- a CDS encoding MFS transporter; protein product: MSDIYAGIESEQEREAAYEGFVWKNLRRNYAGHYIHGMLGMTGFRLVNAPTFIPAYLHFLSGSDLIVSLGASLQQLGGVISPIAGAAQIEHRKKILPVSMFLGTMMRVQILGIALAGWFLGGTPLLVSVLVFLFLLGLFSGPQSVAFQFLLAKMIPIERRGRLQGWRNLSGGIVAATLSYFAGKYLVGGNVLGNGYSTTFALAFILTSLGLTAFRLLVREPEPPTVRPRTAMRERMRELIPMLRADPGFLYFMIARTFAIASRVAQPFYIIYVAHKIGLSGETIGAMTLAFLGADTVMSLGWGYLADRFGFRSNFIIALLFWIASTILLMYVSSPLWLFIAFFGLGAGNSGYQMSAQNIVFEFGHRDDMAMRLAFSNTAESVMSAAGPLIGGVIAASFGYFAVFWVAIVCEAVALALLVLLVEEPRKKRLQLEAEKAAALEETTTTSLASREDEEGNL